The window GCCTTTTTGTTGTGCCATCTTTCCTCCTCCTGTAAGGAGAATATCAACAATTACAAAATTTAGGAAATCCCTCTAGTTTTTAGAGGTGCCCTATATAAATATTGACAAGAGGGCCACAAACACAAAGGCAACCAGCCCCTCAACAAGAGTCGCCGAGGTATAGGCCTTATAGGATGTCGAAACCTCCATACCCGAAAATTGAGAAACAACCCAAAAGTAGGAGTCATTGGCATGAGAAACAACCATCGCTCCCGCACCGATTGCAAGCACCGTTAGGGCGGGATTCAGGCCGAGGACCGAAAGCAGAGGTGCCATGATCGACGACGTGGTGATGATTGCCACGGTGGATGATCCCTGAGCCGTCTTGAGGGCGGCAGAGATAATAAAAGGAAGGAAAATTCCCAATTTAAGGGTTGAAAGGTTGGAATTGATAAACTCCGCCATGGGAGAGGCCTTCAGCACGGCGCCGAAAGCGCCTCCTGCACCGGTGATGGCAAGAATTAATGCAGCATTCTTCACTCCCTCGCCCATCCATGAAGAGACCGACTCTTTCCGGAGATCCTTCTTTACCAGTGTCAGGGAGATAAAGATACCGAGCATCAAAGCGGTAACGGGATCGCCGATGAATTGGATAAAGGACGAAAAACCGCCTTGTCCGAAGGGGTGACTCGGATAAGCCGCCACCGATTTAAGGAGAATAAGAAGGATAGGAACCAGCAGAGGGAGAAAAGAATGAAAAGCGCCGGGGAGTTTACCATACTTTTCCAGAAGATCGGCATAACTCTCTTGAAGCTCCGCCTTTATTTCATAGCGACTGGCAAACTTTGTCGCCCAAAGATAGCCGGCAAGCATGGCGGGAATGGAAACAATCAGTCCAAGGCCAATGACAGCCCCAAGATCGGCCCCAAGGGTCCCTGCCGCAGCAATGGGTCCGGGGGTCGGAGGAACAAGGGTATGGGTGGCATAGAGGCCGGTCGCAAGGGCGACAGCCATCACAGCCATCGACTTACCCGTCTCTTCGGCGAGGGCCTTGTTGAGAGGGGTGAGAATAACATAACCGGAATCACAGAAGACCGGTATCGAGACCACATAACCGGCAACGCTCATGGCAAGGGGCGACCGCTCTTTGCCAACTATCTTTAGAATTGCCTGGGTCATGGAGAGAGCGGCACCGGTCTTCTCCAGAACGATACCGATAATCGTTCCTGCAATGATGACGATACCGATGTAACCCAGGGTTCCTCCAAAGCCTGAGCGGATG is drawn from Sediminispirochaeta bajacaliforniensis DSM 16054 and contains these coding sequences:
- a CDS encoding GntP family permease, yielding MVSGGIALLFLLIAVLLIILFTAKFNMNAFVVLVTIAFFYGLAIGLPPGDVVGTIRSGFGGTLGYIGIVIIAGTIIGIVLEKTGAALSMTQAILKIVGKERSPLAMSVAGYVVSIPVFCDSGYVILTPLNKALAEETGKSMAVMAVALATGLYATHTLVPPTPGPIAAAGTLGADLGAVIGLGLIVSIPAMLAGYLWATKFASRYEIKAELQESYADLLEKYGKLPGAFHSFLPLLVPILLILLKSVAAYPSHPFGQGGFSSFIQFIGDPVTALMLGIFISLTLVKKDLRKESVSSWMGEGVKNAALILAITGAGGAFGAVLKASPMAEFINSNLSTLKLGIFLPFIISAALKTAQGSSTVAIITTSSIMAPLLSVLGLNPALTVLAIGAGAMVVSHANDSYFWVVSQFSGMEVSTSYKAYTSATLVEGLVAFVFVALLSIFI